One Manihot esculenta cultivar AM560-2 chromosome 6, M.esculenta_v8, whole genome shotgun sequence DNA segment encodes these proteins:
- the LOC110617475 gene encoding uncharacterized protein LOC110617475 isoform X4 → MIVLTTDEMTSYNAETRSCKDEKERKSSSETFGHLSEVDVLDCDYSHKSCSMGTTPLDGDIGGDHPINNNLGSDVAECNLESNVSQIEEKKRDKKKKRPQTEQNGQIDCLGVCTAVKLGENVLISNNQNDSLSPNTSLVEDHDNKIDADPVSVEKGDVKIYQIKGKSRPNRRKRWNSFDSEENAESNVGDRQTSTNSNEVSSFELSENEIGRVQPGEYVTSVKVVENVLTEKTSSNPSNGDLTCAGGKEITEKEKDVDLDPPLKEGNLPQVSLSSLQGLHFRGANKKLLILDVNGLLADIVPYCYDEYKADIVISRKSVILSFPVFKRPFCDNFMQFCFEKFNVGVWSSRTKKNVDMVIDFLMGDSRRKLLFSWHQSHCTDTGFTTVENSNKPLLLKELKKLWDKLEPDLPWNKGEYNESNTLLLDDSPYKALRNPDLEVTLGYILND, encoded by the exons ATGATAGTTTTGACTACTGATGAGATGACATCATATAATGCAGAAACAAGATCATGTAAGGATGAGAAGGAAAGAAAGAGCTCTAGTGAGACGTTTGGTCATTTGAGTGAGGTTGATGTTTTAGATTGTGATTATTCACATAAATCTTGTTCAATGGGAACTACACCCTTGGATGGAGATATAGGTGGAGATCATCCTATCAACAATAATTTAGGGTCAGATGTCGCAGAATGTAATTTGGAATCAAATGTTTCTCAaatagaggaaaagaaaagggataagaaaaagaaaaggccaCAAACTGAGCAGAATGGCCAGATAGACTGTCTGGGGGTTTGCACTGCAGTAAAGCTGggagaaaatgttttaatatctAACAACCAAAATGATTCCCTGAGTCCAAATACTAGTTTGGTAGAGGATCATGATAACAAAATTGATGCTGATCCTGTTTCAGTTGAAAAGGGAGATGTTAAAATTTATCAGATAAAGGGGAAATCAAGACCCAATCGCAGGAAAAGATGGAACTCCTTTGACTCTGAAGAAAATGCAGAATCCAATGTGGGGGATAGACAAACTTCAACAAATTCAAATGAAGTGAGTTCATTTGAGCTCTCAGAGAATGAGATTGGAAGAGTACAACCTGGGGAATATGTTACTTCTGTTAAGGTTGTGGAAAATGTTTTGACagagaaaacctcttccaaccCTTCAAATGGTGACCTTACATGTGCAGGAGGAAAGGAAATAACTGAGAAAGAGAAGGATGTGGATTTAGATCCTCCTCTAAAGGAGGGAAATCTTCCTCAAGTATCACTCTCTTCTCTACAAGGACTACACTTTAGAGGTGCCAATAAAAAGCTTCTTATCCTTGATGTTAATGGACTTCTAGCTGATATTGTTCCTTATTGTTATGATGAATACAAGGCTGACATTGTAATATCCAGGAAATCAG TTATTTTGTCTTTTCCAGTTTTCAAGAGGCCCTTCTGTGATAATTTTATGCAGTTTTGCTTTGAGAAGTTTAATGTTGGTGTTTGGTCATCTAGAACCAA GAAAAATGTGGATATGGTGATTGATTTTCTCATGGGAGATTCTAGACGTAAGTTGCTATTTTCTTGG CATCAATCCCACTGTACTGATACCGGATTCACCACTGTTGAGAATAGCAACAAACCCCTGCTCTTGAAGGAATTAAAAAAACTGTGGGACAAACTTGAGCCTGATCTTCCATGGAATAAGGGGGAATATAATGAATCTAATACGTTATTGTTGGATGATTCACCATACAAGGCCTTGCGCAATCCA GACCTGGAGGTGACCTTAGGGTATATCTTGAACGATTAG
- the LOC110617475 gene encoding uncharacterized protein LOC110617475 isoform X1 — protein MIVLTTDEMTSYNAETRSCKDEKERKSSSETFGHLSEVDVLDCDYSHKSCSMGTTPLDGDIGGDHPINNNLGSDVAECNLESNVSQIEEKKRDKKKKRPQTEQNGQIDCLGVCTAVKLGENVLISNNQNDSLSPNTSLVEDHDNKIDADPVSVEKGDVKIYQIKGKSRPNRRKRWNSFDSEENAESNVGDRQTSTNSNEVSSFELSENEIGRVQPGEYVTSVKVVENVLTEKTSSNPSNGDLTCAGGKEITEKEKDVDLDPPLKEGNLPQVSLSSLQGLHFRGANKKLLILDVNGLLADIVPYCYDEYKADIVISRKSVILSFPVFKRPFCDNFMQFCFEKFNVGVWSSRTKKNVDMVIDFLMGDSRRKLLFSWHQSHCTDTGFTTVENSNKPLLLKELKKLWDKLEPDLPWNKGEYNESNTLLLDDSPYKALRNPAHTAVFPLSYRYKNSGDTSLGPGGDLRVYLERLAEAQNVQEFVAQNLFGQRPITESNPSWGFYRRILIADSCQSQDVASSSVIPQ, from the exons ATGATAGTTTTGACTACTGATGAGATGACATCATATAATGCAGAAACAAGATCATGTAAGGATGAGAAGGAAAGAAAGAGCTCTAGTGAGACGTTTGGTCATTTGAGTGAGGTTGATGTTTTAGATTGTGATTATTCACATAAATCTTGTTCAATGGGAACTACACCCTTGGATGGAGATATAGGTGGAGATCATCCTATCAACAATAATTTAGGGTCAGATGTCGCAGAATGTAATTTGGAATCAAATGTTTCTCAaatagaggaaaagaaaagggataagaaaaagaaaaggccaCAAACTGAGCAGAATGGCCAGATAGACTGTCTGGGGGTTTGCACTGCAGTAAAGCTGggagaaaatgttttaatatctAACAACCAAAATGATTCCCTGAGTCCAAATACTAGTTTGGTAGAGGATCATGATAACAAAATTGATGCTGATCCTGTTTCAGTTGAAAAGGGAGATGTTAAAATTTATCAGATAAAGGGGAAATCAAGACCCAATCGCAGGAAAAGATGGAACTCCTTTGACTCTGAAGAAAATGCAGAATCCAATGTGGGGGATAGACAAACTTCAACAAATTCAAATGAAGTGAGTTCATTTGAGCTCTCAGAGAATGAGATTGGAAGAGTACAACCTGGGGAATATGTTACTTCTGTTAAGGTTGTGGAAAATGTTTTGACagagaaaacctcttccaaccCTTCAAATGGTGACCTTACATGTGCAGGAGGAAAGGAAATAACTGAGAAAGAGAAGGATGTGGATTTAGATCCTCCTCTAAAGGAGGGAAATCTTCCTCAAGTATCACTCTCTTCTCTACAAGGACTACACTTTAGAGGTGCCAATAAAAAGCTTCTTATCCTTGATGTTAATGGACTTCTAGCTGATATTGTTCCTTATTGTTATGATGAATACAAGGCTGACATTGTAATATCCAGGAAATCAG TTATTTTGTCTTTTCCAGTTTTCAAGAGGCCCTTCTGTGATAATTTTATGCAGTTTTGCTTTGAGAAGTTTAATGTTGGTGTTTGGTCATCTAGAACCAA GAAAAATGTGGATATGGTGATTGATTTTCTCATGGGAGATTCTAGACGTAAGTTGCTATTTTCTTGG CATCAATCCCACTGTACTGATACCGGATTCACCACTGTTGAGAATAGCAACAAACCCCTGCTCTTGAAGGAATTAAAAAAACTGTGGGACAAACTTGAGCCTGATCTTCCATGGAATAAGGGGGAATATAATGAATCTAATACGTTATTGTTGGATGATTCACCATACAAGGCCTTGCGCAATCCA GCACACACTGCTGTGTTTCCCCTTTCATATCGGTACAAGAATTCTGGAGATACCTCATTAG GACCTGGAGGTGACCTTAGGGTATATCTTGAACGATTAGCTGAGGCTCAGAACGTTCAGGAATTTGTTGCACAAAATCTATTTGGTCAGCGACCCATTACAGAGTCAAATCCTTCATGGGGTTTCTATCGGAGGATCTTAATTGCTGACTCGTGCCAATCACAAGATGTTGCTAGCAGTTCTGTCATTCCACAATAG
- the LOC110617475 gene encoding uncharacterized protein LOC110617475 isoform X3, translating to MIVLTTDEMTSYNAETRSCKDEKERKSSSETFGHLSEVDVLDCDYSHKSCSMGTTPLDGDIGGDHPINNNLGSDVAECNLESNVSQIEEKKRDKKKKRPQTEQNGQIDCLGVCTAVKLGENVLISNNQNDSLSPNTSLVEDHDNKIDADPVSVEKGDVKIYQIKGKSRPNRRKRWNSFDSEENAESNVGDRQTSTNSNEVSSFELSENEIGRVQPGEYVTSVKVVENVLTEKTSSNPSNGDLTCAGGKEITEKEKDVDLDPPLKEGNLPQVSLSSLQGLHFRGANKKLLILDVNGLLADIVPYCYDEYKADIVISRKSVILSFPVFKRPFCDNFMQFCFEKFNVGVWSSRTKKNVDMVIDFLMGDSRRKLLFSWHQSHCTDTGFTTVENSNKPLLLKELKKLWDKLEPDLPWNKGEYNESNTLLLDDSPYKALRNPAHTAVFPLSYRYKNSGDTSLGFHLKGHHVGGRLPEHI from the exons ATGATAGTTTTGACTACTGATGAGATGACATCATATAATGCAGAAACAAGATCATGTAAGGATGAGAAGGAAAGAAAGAGCTCTAGTGAGACGTTTGGTCATTTGAGTGAGGTTGATGTTTTAGATTGTGATTATTCACATAAATCTTGTTCAATGGGAACTACACCCTTGGATGGAGATATAGGTGGAGATCATCCTATCAACAATAATTTAGGGTCAGATGTCGCAGAATGTAATTTGGAATCAAATGTTTCTCAaatagaggaaaagaaaagggataagaaaaagaaaaggccaCAAACTGAGCAGAATGGCCAGATAGACTGTCTGGGGGTTTGCACTGCAGTAAAGCTGggagaaaatgttttaatatctAACAACCAAAATGATTCCCTGAGTCCAAATACTAGTTTGGTAGAGGATCATGATAACAAAATTGATGCTGATCCTGTTTCAGTTGAAAAGGGAGATGTTAAAATTTATCAGATAAAGGGGAAATCAAGACCCAATCGCAGGAAAAGATGGAACTCCTTTGACTCTGAAGAAAATGCAGAATCCAATGTGGGGGATAGACAAACTTCAACAAATTCAAATGAAGTGAGTTCATTTGAGCTCTCAGAGAATGAGATTGGAAGAGTACAACCTGGGGAATATGTTACTTCTGTTAAGGTTGTGGAAAATGTTTTGACagagaaaacctcttccaaccCTTCAAATGGTGACCTTACATGTGCAGGAGGAAAGGAAATAACTGAGAAAGAGAAGGATGTGGATTTAGATCCTCCTCTAAAGGAGGGAAATCTTCCTCAAGTATCACTCTCTTCTCTACAAGGACTACACTTTAGAGGTGCCAATAAAAAGCTTCTTATCCTTGATGTTAATGGACTTCTAGCTGATATTGTTCCTTATTGTTATGATGAATACAAGGCTGACATTGTAATATCCAGGAAATCAG TTATTTTGTCTTTTCCAGTTTTCAAGAGGCCCTTCTGTGATAATTTTATGCAGTTTTGCTTTGAGAAGTTTAATGTTGGTGTTTGGTCATCTAGAACCAA GAAAAATGTGGATATGGTGATTGATTTTCTCATGGGAGATTCTAGACGTAAGTTGCTATTTTCTTGG CATCAATCCCACTGTACTGATACCGGATTCACCACTGTTGAGAATAGCAACAAACCCCTGCTCTTGAAGGAATTAAAAAAACTGTGGGACAAACTTGAGCCTGATCTTCCATGGAATAAGGGGGAATATAATGAATCTAATACGTTATTGTTGGATGATTCACCATACAAGGCCTTGCGCAATCCA GCACACACTGCTGTGTTTCCCCTTTCATATCGGTACAAGAATTCTGGAGATACCTCATTAG GATTTCATCTCAAAGGGCACCATGTTGGGGGAAGATTACCCGAGCATATATGA
- the LOC110617475 gene encoding uncharacterized protein LOC110617475 isoform X2: MIVLTTDEMTSYNAETRSCKDEKERKSSSETFGHLSEVDVLDCDYSHKSCSMGTTPLDGDIGGDHPINNNLGSDVAECNLESNVSQIEEKKRDKKKKRPQTEQNGQIDCLGVCTAVKLGENVLISNNQNDSLSPNTSLVEDHDNKIDADPVSVEKGDVKIYQIKGKSRPNRRKRWNSFDSEENAESNVGDRQTSTNSNEVSSFELSENEIGRVQPGEYVTSVKVVENVLTEKTSSNPSNGDLTCAGGKEITEKEKDVDLDPPLKEGNLPQVSLSSLQGLHFRGANKKLLILDVNGLLADIVPYCYDEYKADIVISRKSVFKRPFCDNFMQFCFEKFNVGVWSSRTKKNVDMVIDFLMGDSRRKLLFSWHQSHCTDTGFTTVENSNKPLLLKELKKLWDKLEPDLPWNKGEYNESNTLLLDDSPYKALRNPAHTAVFPLSYRYKNSGDTSLGPGGDLRVYLERLAEAQNVQEFVAQNLFGQRPITESNPSWGFYRRILIADSCQSQDVASSSVIPQ; the protein is encoded by the exons ATGATAGTTTTGACTACTGATGAGATGACATCATATAATGCAGAAACAAGATCATGTAAGGATGAGAAGGAAAGAAAGAGCTCTAGTGAGACGTTTGGTCATTTGAGTGAGGTTGATGTTTTAGATTGTGATTATTCACATAAATCTTGTTCAATGGGAACTACACCCTTGGATGGAGATATAGGTGGAGATCATCCTATCAACAATAATTTAGGGTCAGATGTCGCAGAATGTAATTTGGAATCAAATGTTTCTCAaatagaggaaaagaaaagggataagaaaaagaaaaggccaCAAACTGAGCAGAATGGCCAGATAGACTGTCTGGGGGTTTGCACTGCAGTAAAGCTGggagaaaatgttttaatatctAACAACCAAAATGATTCCCTGAGTCCAAATACTAGTTTGGTAGAGGATCATGATAACAAAATTGATGCTGATCCTGTTTCAGTTGAAAAGGGAGATGTTAAAATTTATCAGATAAAGGGGAAATCAAGACCCAATCGCAGGAAAAGATGGAACTCCTTTGACTCTGAAGAAAATGCAGAATCCAATGTGGGGGATAGACAAACTTCAACAAATTCAAATGAAGTGAGTTCATTTGAGCTCTCAGAGAATGAGATTGGAAGAGTACAACCTGGGGAATATGTTACTTCTGTTAAGGTTGTGGAAAATGTTTTGACagagaaaacctcttccaaccCTTCAAATGGTGACCTTACATGTGCAGGAGGAAAGGAAATAACTGAGAAAGAGAAGGATGTGGATTTAGATCCTCCTCTAAAGGAGGGAAATCTTCCTCAAGTATCACTCTCTTCTCTACAAGGACTACACTTTAGAGGTGCCAATAAAAAGCTTCTTATCCTTGATGTTAATGGACTTCTAGCTGATATTGTTCCTTATTGTTATGATGAATACAAGGCTGACATTGTAATATCCAGGAAATCAG TTTTCAAGAGGCCCTTCTGTGATAATTTTATGCAGTTTTGCTTTGAGAAGTTTAATGTTGGTGTTTGGTCATCTAGAACCAA GAAAAATGTGGATATGGTGATTGATTTTCTCATGGGAGATTCTAGACGTAAGTTGCTATTTTCTTGG CATCAATCCCACTGTACTGATACCGGATTCACCACTGTTGAGAATAGCAACAAACCCCTGCTCTTGAAGGAATTAAAAAAACTGTGGGACAAACTTGAGCCTGATCTTCCATGGAATAAGGGGGAATATAATGAATCTAATACGTTATTGTTGGATGATTCACCATACAAGGCCTTGCGCAATCCA GCACACACTGCTGTGTTTCCCCTTTCATATCGGTACAAGAATTCTGGAGATACCTCATTAG GACCTGGAGGTGACCTTAGGGTATATCTTGAACGATTAGCTGAGGCTCAGAACGTTCAGGAATTTGTTGCACAAAATCTATTTGGTCAGCGACCCATTACAGAGTCAAATCCTTCATGGGGTTTCTATCGGAGGATCTTAATTGCTGACTCGTGCCAATCACAAGATGTTGCTAGCAGTTCTGTCATTCCACAATAG